In a single window of the Streptomyces sp. 846.5 genome:
- a CDS encoding GntR family transcriptional regulator produces the protein MERTGSEHVKIGQMRMAEQVAAALRDRILAGGITDGSTLPKQEELVAEFGVSHPSVREALRILETEGFITVLRGNRGGATVHAPDIGTAGYALGLTLQAMQVGVPDLGAALATLEPLCAAHCAQRSDRDRKRVLVPRLRELLAESESCIDDGAAFTRSSREFHDTVVGFDPNVTLRVVVKSLTSLWSVQEEAWADAQVSRGSYPSRADRAVAQRAHERLVESVEQGDADEAARIAGEHLTATQRWVCRSLKDRVIDAASSRSRMRFRRG, from the coding sequence ATGGAACGAACAGGGTCCGAGCACGTCAAAATCGGGCAGATGCGGATGGCGGAGCAGGTCGCCGCGGCGCTGCGCGACCGGATCCTGGCAGGCGGCATCACCGACGGCTCGACGCTCCCCAAACAGGAGGAGCTGGTCGCCGAGTTCGGCGTCAGCCACCCCTCGGTGCGCGAAGCGCTGCGGATCCTGGAGACCGAGGGCTTCATCACCGTGCTGCGCGGCAACCGCGGCGGCGCCACCGTGCACGCGCCGGACATCGGGACGGCCGGCTACGCGCTCGGCCTGACGCTCCAGGCGATGCAGGTCGGCGTTCCGGACCTGGGCGCCGCGCTCGCCACCCTGGAACCGCTGTGCGCGGCCCACTGCGCGCAGCGGTCGGACCGCGACCGCAAGCGCGTCCTGGTGCCGCGGCTGCGGGAGCTGCTGGCCGAGAGCGAGAGCTGCATCGACGACGGTGCGGCGTTCACCCGCTCCTCGCGCGAATTCCACGACACCGTCGTCGGGTTCGACCCCAATGTCACCCTGCGCGTCGTGGTGAAGAGCCTCACCTCGCTCTGGTCGGTCCAGGAGGAGGCCTGGGCGGACGCCCAGGTGTCGCGCGGCTCCTATCCCTCGCGCGCCGACCGCGCCGTCGCCCAGCGGGCGCACGAGCGCTTGGTCGAGAGCGTCGAGCAGGGTGACGCCGACGAAGCCGCGCGGATCGCGGGGGAGCATCTGACGGCGACCCAGCGCTGGGTGTGCCGCAGCCTCAAGGACCGGGTGATCGACGCCGCGTCCTCCAGGAGCCGGATGCGCTTCCGCCGCGGCTGA
- a CDS encoding CaiB/BaiF CoA-transferase family protein → MSDGHAGPLTGLRVLELAGLGPAPHAAMVLADLGADVVRVERPSGRALRLGPDGATDIVLRGRRSVVADLKQPEALALVRELAARADVLVEGLRPGVAERLGVGPEECLQRNPRLVYGRITGWGQTGPLAQAPGHDLNYIGLTGVLHALGRADRPPAPPLNLVGDFGGGSMLLVVGVLAALWERSRSGAGQVVDAAMVDGTALLGQMTLALRGMGAWSDQRASNLLDGAAPFYDTYTCADGRYVAVGALEPQFFAALLDGLGLDPAALPAQDDREGWPVLRARFTELFGSRTRDEWAARFAGTDACVTPVLTFAEAGAHPHLVARSTLAEVDGVLQAAPAPRFSRTPSARPQAPGVPGADTEAVLKDWCRL, encoded by the coding sequence GTGAGCGACGGACACGCCGGTCCCCTCACCGGCCTGCGTGTCCTGGAGCTCGCGGGGCTGGGACCCGCTCCGCACGCCGCCATGGTGCTGGCCGACCTCGGCGCCGACGTGGTGCGGGTCGAGCGGCCGTCCGGGCGGGCCCTGCGGCTCGGCCCGGACGGCGCCACCGACATCGTGCTGCGCGGCCGCCGCTCGGTCGTCGCCGACCTCAAGCAGCCCGAAGCCCTGGCCCTGGTACGGGAGTTGGCGGCCAGGGCGGACGTGCTGGTCGAGGGTCTGCGGCCGGGGGTCGCCGAGCGGCTCGGGGTCGGCCCGGAGGAGTGCCTGCAGCGCAATCCCCGGCTGGTCTACGGCCGGATCACCGGCTGGGGGCAGACCGGTCCGCTGGCGCAGGCTCCCGGGCACGACCTCAACTACATCGGCCTGACCGGCGTGCTCCACGCGCTGGGCCGGGCCGACCGTCCGCCGGCTCCCCCGCTCAATCTGGTGGGCGACTTCGGCGGCGGATCGATGCTGCTGGTCGTCGGCGTCCTGGCCGCGCTCTGGGAACGGTCACGCTCAGGAGCCGGGCAGGTCGTCGACGCCGCCATGGTCGACGGGACCGCCCTGCTGGGCCAGATGACGCTGGCCCTGCGCGGCATGGGCGCCTGGTCGGACCAGCGCGCCTCCAACCTCCTGGACGGAGCGGCCCCGTTCTACGACACCTACACCTGCGCGGACGGCCGCTATGTCGCCGTCGGCGCACTGGAGCCGCAGTTCTTCGCGGCCCTGCTGGACGGACTGGGGCTGGATCCGGCCGCGCTGCCCGCCCAGGACGACCGTGAGGGCTGGCCGGTGCTGCGGGCCCGCTTCACCGAGCTGTTCGGCTCCCGTACCCGGGACGAGTGGGCCGCGCGGTTCGCCGGGACCGATGCCTGTGTCACTCCCGTGCTCACCTTCGCGGAGGCGGGCGCGCATCCGCACCTGGTGGCGCGATCCACCCTGGCCGAGGTCGACGGCGTGCTCCAGGCCGCACCGGCCCCGCGCTTCTCCCGCACCCCCAGCGCGCGGCCCCAGGCCCCGGGCGTGCCGGGGGCGGACACGGAGGCGGTGCTCAAGGACTGGTGCCGGCTGTAG
- a CDS encoding cytochrome P450, which produces MNDFEAMDYFRDDALVADPYPYLDALREQCPVRREPHHDVLMVTGYDEAVEVFHDARTFSSCIAVTGPFPGFPVPLVGDDLTELIEQHRDELPMSDQLPTMDPPTHTDHRALLMRLITPKRLKENEEAMGRLADRVLDTFLADGGGEFISGFAGPFTLLVIADLLGVPEEDQGEFLEQLQHRPPEGGGIGSTGSEELAHSPMEYLYARFAAYIEDRRREPRDDVLTGLATATFPDGSTPEVVDVVRVAANIFSAGQETTVRLLSSAFRMIAENPDLQRLLRSDRSRIPNFVEETLRMESPIKGDFRLARVPTTVGGVDVPAGTTLMVVNGAANRDPRRFEDPGTFDAARPNARQHLAFGRGIHACPGAPLARAEGRVGIERLLDRTADIRIAERVHGPADARRYRYIPTFILRGLTHLNLEFTPAEETAR; this is translated from the coding sequence GTGAACGACTTCGAGGCGATGGACTACTTCCGGGACGACGCGCTCGTCGCGGACCCGTACCCCTATCTGGACGCCCTGCGCGAGCAGTGCCCCGTGCGGCGCGAACCCCATCACGACGTGCTGATGGTGACCGGCTACGACGAGGCCGTCGAGGTGTTCCACGACGCCAGGACATTCTCCTCCTGCATCGCAGTGACCGGTCCCTTTCCCGGATTTCCGGTCCCGCTCGTGGGCGACGACCTGACCGAGCTGATCGAGCAGCACCGCGACGAACTCCCCATGAGCGACCAGCTCCCCACGATGGACCCGCCCACTCACACCGACCACCGCGCGCTGCTGATGCGCCTGATCACCCCCAAGCGCCTCAAGGAGAACGAGGAGGCCATGGGGCGGCTCGCCGACCGCGTGCTGGACACCTTCCTCGCCGACGGCGGGGGCGAGTTCATCAGCGGCTTCGCGGGCCCCTTCACCCTGCTCGTCATCGCCGACCTGCTCGGCGTGCCCGAGGAGGACCAGGGCGAGTTCCTGGAGCAGCTCCAGCACCGGCCGCCGGAGGGCGGCGGCATCGGGAGCACCGGCTCGGAGGAGCTGGCTCACTCCCCGATGGAGTACCTGTACGCGAGGTTCGCGGCCTACATCGAGGACCGCCGCCGCGAGCCGCGCGACGACGTACTCACCGGCCTGGCCACCGCGACCTTCCCCGACGGCTCGACGCCCGAGGTCGTGGACGTGGTCCGGGTCGCCGCCAATATCTTCTCGGCCGGCCAGGAGACCACCGTCCGACTGCTCAGCTCCGCGTTCAGGATGATCGCCGAGAACCCCGACCTGCAGCGGCTGCTGCGCAGTGACCGCAGCCGCATCCCCAACTTCGTCGAGGAGACCCTGCGGATGGAGAGCCCGATCAAGGGCGACTTCCGGCTGGCACGGGTGCCGACCACCGTGGGCGGGGTCGACGTCCCGGCCGGCACCACCCTGATGGTGGTGAACGGAGCCGCCAACCGCGACCCGCGCCGCTTCGAGGACCCGGGTACCTTCGACGCCGCGCGTCCGAACGCCCGTCAGCACCTCGCGTTCGGGCGCGGAATCCACGCCTGCCCCGGCGCGCCCCTGGCCCGGGCCGAGGGCCGGGTGGGCATCGAGCGGCTGCTCGACCGCACCGCCGACATCCGGATCGCGGAGCGCGTACACGGCCCGGCCGACGCCCGCCGCTACCGGTACATCCCGACCTTCATCCTCCGCGGCCTCACCCACCTGAACCTTGAGTTCACGCCCGCCGAGGAGACCGCCCGATGA
- a CDS encoding class I adenylate-forming enzyme family protein, with amino-acid sequence MSSVALPSSIAQVLDAQLALRPGAEAVEAVSGVWSYAELDEQACRAAGALWSLGLRPGDRVAACLPNDLDIVAAFHGAQRIGAVWVGIGEALSATEQQELHDLCDPTVVLAGPRYQLGTPGRVDLDQWVELTSHHQQAPRIELNLDAPAGIAFTSGTSGRPKAIVHSQRNLLLPGAVLVASRGWGPGLRKGDSFPLTILNLMVLSTLLTAQAGGCSVVMDRRDVEGVAEWISSRRVTVWNGAPAQLYDLAGRPEFELGSLREVWSGGSDTSDSLRQAFAAAHGLVPRVTYGLTEAPTVVSIDPPGDAWRPGTSGRVLPHYDVAAYDDKGCRLPAGELGELRLSGTGTGPWADSWRPMLGYWEDGGVRSPEPGPVPTGDIGTVDENGWLTVLDRKKLVIIRGGANVYPLEVERVIATHPDVAVVAVYAVPDARLGQRVGAVVQSAGPLLDLDALADLCRRELAPYKVPEVWSQVDALPVNAMGKVQRTRLPELLAGIGG; translated from the coding sequence ATGAGCAGCGTTGCCCTTCCCAGCTCGATCGCGCAGGTGCTGGACGCCCAACTCGCGCTGCGCCCAGGCGCGGAGGCGGTCGAGGCAGTCTCCGGCGTCTGGTCCTACGCCGAGCTCGACGAGCAGGCGTGCAGGGCGGCCGGAGCGCTGTGGTCACTCGGCTTGCGCCCGGGCGACCGGGTCGCCGCCTGTCTGCCCAACGACCTGGACATCGTCGCCGCCTTCCACGGCGCGCAGCGGATCGGGGCGGTCTGGGTCGGGATCGGCGAGGCGCTCTCGGCCACTGAGCAGCAGGAGTTGCACGACCTCTGCGACCCCACGGTGGTGCTGGCCGGCCCCCGCTACCAGTTGGGGACGCCGGGCCGGGTCGACCTCGATCAGTGGGTCGAGCTGACGTCACATCACCAACAGGCCCCCCGCATCGAGTTGAACCTCGACGCCCCGGCCGGGATCGCCTTTACCAGCGGGACGTCGGGACGCCCCAAGGCGATCGTGCACAGCCAGCGCAACCTGCTGCTGCCGGGCGCGGTGCTGGTCGCCTCCCGGGGCTGGGGGCCCGGGTTGCGCAAGGGCGACAGCTTCCCCTTGACGATCCTCAACCTGATGGTGCTGTCCACCCTGCTCACCGCACAGGCCGGCGGCTGCTCGGTGGTGATGGACCGGCGCGATGTCGAAGGGGTCGCCGAGTGGATCTCCTCGCGGCGGGTCACAGTGTGGAACGGCGCGCCCGCACAGCTCTACGATCTGGCCGGGCGACCGGAGTTCGAACTCGGCTCGCTGCGGGAGGTGTGGAGCGGCGGCAGCGACACCTCGGACTCGCTGCGCCAGGCGTTCGCGGCCGCGCACGGCCTGGTGCCCCGGGTCACCTATGGTCTGACCGAGGCGCCGACGGTGGTGTCCATCGACCCGCCGGGTGACGCATGGCGTCCGGGCACCAGCGGGCGGGTGCTGCCGCACTACGACGTCGCGGCCTACGATGACAAGGGATGCCGCCTCCCGGCCGGGGAGTTGGGCGAGCTGCGGCTGAGCGGGACCGGCACCGGTCCGTGGGCGGACAGCTGGCGGCCGATGCTCGGCTACTGGGAGGACGGCGGCGTCCGGTCGCCGGAGCCGGGACCGGTCCCCACCGGCGACATCGGCACCGTCGACGAGAACGGGTGGCTGACCGTACTGGACCGCAAGAAGCTGGTCATCATCCGGGGCGGGGCCAATGTCTATCCGCTGGAGGTGGAGCGGGTCATCGCGACGCACCCGGACGTCGCCGTGGTCGCCGTCTATGCGGTGCCCGACGCGCGGCTCGGGCAGCGGGTGGGTGCCGTGGTCCAGAGCGCCGGCCCGCTGCTGGACCTGGATGCGCTGGCCGACCTCTGCCGGCGCGAGCTCGCGCCCTACAAGGTCCCGGAGGTCTGGTCCCAGGTCGACGCCCTGCCGGTGAACGCCATGGGCAAAGTGCAACGCACCCGGCTTCCCGAGCTGCTCGCCGGGATCGGGGGCTGA
- a CDS encoding SDR family oxidoreductase — MSDPDAAVRMFGLEGRVAIVTGASSGLGASVARTLAAFGARVAVVARRQDRLEELAKEIGGLAVACDLSDSDRIGSVVPAVVEGLGPPEILVNAAGNMFNSERAENEPLDGVRRTLDLNLVAPLLLAQAVFPHMCAVGRGSIVQVSSISGRVGIPGIPQASYAASKAGLSGLTAELAVQWARYSIRVNTVAPGFFRSEITGPLYESERAAEYLRRNTPLPREGTPDDIVGAVLWLVGDAGSYVTGQTVVVDGGWTAR; from the coding sequence GTGTCGGACCCGGATGCGGCAGTACGGATGTTCGGCCTGGAGGGACGGGTCGCGATCGTGACCGGCGCCTCCTCAGGACTGGGGGCTTCGGTGGCCCGCACCTTGGCCGCGTTCGGCGCCCGGGTGGCCGTGGTGGCGCGCCGTCAGGACCGGCTGGAGGAACTGGCCAAGGAGATCGGCGGCCTCGCCGTGGCCTGCGACCTGTCGGATTCCGACCGGATCGGCTCGGTCGTCCCGGCCGTGGTCGAGGGCCTGGGGCCGCCGGAGATCCTGGTCAACGCGGCCGGGAACATGTTCAACAGCGAGCGGGCCGAGAACGAGCCGCTGGACGGGGTCCGCCGGACCCTGGACCTCAACCTGGTGGCCCCGCTGCTGCTGGCGCAGGCCGTCTTCCCGCACATGTGCGCCGTCGGCCGGGGCAGCATCGTCCAGGTCTCCTCCATCAGCGGCCGGGTCGGCATCCCCGGCATCCCGCAGGCGTCCTACGCGGCGAGCAAGGCTGGACTGTCCGGGCTGACCGCTGAGCTGGCGGTGCAGTGGGCGCGGTACTCGATCCGGGTGAACACGGTGGCCCCGGGCTTCTTCCGCAGCGAGATCACCGGCCCGCTCTACGAGAGCGAGCGCGCAGCCGAGTACCTGCGCCGCAACACCCCGCTGCCGCGGGAGGGCACCCCCGACGACATCGTCGGCGCGGTGCTCTGGCTGGTGGGCGACGCCGGGAGCTATGTCACCGGGCAGACGGTGGTCGTCGACGGCGGCTGGACGGCTCGCTGA
- a CDS encoding ferredoxin, which produces MKVTVDEDRCRGHGVCWTICPEVFELSDDGYAVVEPSEVPVEYEAAVRTAVTTCPEHAITAI; this is translated from the coding sequence ATGAAGGTCACCGTCGACGAGGACCGATGCCGGGGCCACGGGGTCTGCTGGACGATCTGCCCCGAGGTGTTCGAGCTCTCCGACGACGGCTACGCCGTGGTGGAGCCGTCCGAGGTCCCGGTCGAGTACGAGGCGGCGGTCCGCACCGCCGTCACCACCTGCCCCGAGCACGCCATCACCGCGATCTGA